The genomic window agtaaaacataaaaaacaaatattcaaataaaaaaacaaatttgactGTTAACAACAATAAGAATAGAATAGACTTTGCAGATAGGAGAAGAGTTGCTTTAGAATCTTTTTATCAAATAGATTAATTAATTCTAAAGAGGAAAGTCTGGACTCCTTAGAGAAAGGATACTGGATAACTTCCAGCTAGGGTGACCTAAGGGAAAGTGCAACAGAAAGTATACAGCCTGAGAAGGTAATGGTGAAAAGGCATGGTAAGAGCATACCGCGCATTTGGCAACAAATGTGGCATTGCAAACCCTATCCGGAGCAAGACCAAATATAAGTAATGTGATTCTCTACACTATAATTACTTGGGTAGGTCGCTTGAGGGTTAAAGTAATTTAACTCCTAGATAGATAACTCTTTTAAACAGAATCCAGCTTATATCCTATCTGCGATAAAATCAAAAAGGCCAGGACAGAATACCCAGCCTAAAAATATTCAACAAATAGATATCAATTAATAAAACAACCTATCTATTTCAAAGATAAAATCATCTTGATCTGCATCATCTCttgattttaagaaaatataagatGCAAGTGAAAGATTAAAATTTTTTCTTGCTCTAACATGAGCAGCAAGTGATAAAGCCTGATCATATCTATTTTGCAATCCATGCAATTCTCCAAAAGAAACTTTATATTTTGAATTCtcagaaacattaaaatgttcattttcaaCTCTATCTCTAATATCACTTGATGCTTTCAAAGCAAAGGCGTAACACATAAATGCTATTTTAGCCATATCTTGATTTTTATAAATTACCTGATAATTTTGCTCACTATCGCTAATAAAATCACAAGATTTATAGAAATCTTTAACAGCTTCAGCTTCAGGATCATTTTTATGGATTGCTTTCTTATAAACAAAAGGCTCATAAACATAGTCAGCATAATCATATGGATTATTTGAAACATTATTATAGACTTTAGTCAAAAACTCATCTCTTTGACCTTCAAAAGCAAATGCTTGACAGGACAAGATggttaataataacaaaaatttTTTCATATCTATTTtcctaataaataaattattcaatATTGCCATATAAATCTTCATCATCAACAAAGATGCCAATCAAAATTCTATATTCCTTTCTTCTATtatgataaagaaaaaaaccGAACCTTTATCTGCAATGGCAGAAGCAGAGATTTCCAGGATTTCAGAAAATTAAGTCTATAAAAGTCAAAATAGAATTTAGAAATTTTTTATAAGCCTGaaaaatatcaaacaaatattaatgaaatTCTTTTTCCTAAACCATAATCAAACTGGGGGGATCTAAACAATTTATCATATCCAAACTAAAATTTTTAGTAGATCGCAGTATTCATATTACTTTTgtataaagttattttttacaatcAAACCTGTAAGGATCTGTttttatagatttattttatttcaatttactaCATTGATTAAGggtctgttgaaaacaaaaataagaccTAAGTGAAAGAAAAATCTTTTTCATAACAAATCCTTTAAAATTAAATCATCAGAAGCAATAAATATCACTAATCAGATGTTAATTACCATCCAAGaagtattaaaaaacaaaaaaagcaaaaaatctTAATATAGCCAATTAATtgactaaaacaaaaaattaaaatagactgaattgtttattattaggaCAAAAAATGATTagtttagaaaaaataaatcaaattaaaaataactatGCTATGCTGCAAGCAAAGCTAGAAAAAATTAATTCTCTACCCGAAAAAGAGATAGCAAAAACTTCTAAAGAGTATTCAAAATTACAACCAATAattgaaaaaattgaaaaaattgaaaaaataaatgccCAAATAACAAATACCCGATCCCTACTACAAGAATCAGATCAAGAGATAAGGGAAATAGCTGAAAACGAACTAATAGAGTTacaaaatttattaaaaaaaaatgactaTGAGCTACAACTAGCACTTTTACCAAAAGACAAAGATGATCAAAAAGGGGTAATAATTGAAATAAGAGCAGGAACAGGTGGTGATGAAGCTTCACTTTTTGCCTCAGATCTTCTGCATATGTACCAAAAATATTCTGAAACCAAACGTTGGAAATTTGAGATAATTGAGATAAAAACTACTGACCTAGATGGAATAAAGGAAGTTTCTGCAGAGATATCTGGAAATGGAGTTTTTTCCAAGCTAAAATTTGAATCTGGAGTCCACAGAGTCCAGCGCATACCAACAACCGAATCAAGTGGCAGGATTCATACCTCTGCTGCAACTGTTGCTGTTTTACCTCAAGCAGAAGAGTTAGATGTAGAAATATTAGACAAAGACATTCgtattgatgtttacagatcTTCAGGAGCAGGTGGCCAGCATGTTAACACTACAGACAGTGCTGTAAGAATTACCCATATTCCAACTGGAATAGTTGTTTGTCAACAAGATGAGAAATCTCAACACAAGAATAAAGCCAAAGCGCTAACAATACTTCGTACAAGAGTTTATGCCCTAAAACGAGAGCAATATGAAGCAGAGCGTACTAAAGAAAGACGTAGCAAAATAGGTTCTGGTGACAGATCTGAAAGAATTAGGACATATAATTTTCCACAAGGGAGGGTCACTGACCACAGgattaattttgtaatgtatGAATTAGATGCAATACTTGATGGATCAAAACTAGAAATCATGCTTGATAAGTTAATTTCTGAAGATCAAGCAAGCATGCTAGCAGCAAACAGCCAGTAATTTCATGAAGATAAAAGAATTAATAAAATTTTGCAAACCCTATTTAGATGATCAAGAAATTTTTACTATGTTAGGTTATTTAACCAAAAAATCCAAAACAGAGTTAATTACTAAATGCAATGATGAAGTTGaagaaaatattataaaatctaTTGAgaagataataaaaaaaagacaagatgGCATACCTTTAAGCAAAATTCTtggatttaaatatttttggaaATCAAAATTTATCACTAACGCAGATGTCTTAGACCCAAGATCTGACAGTGAAACACTAATTGAAGCAGTACTAGAAAATACccgaaaagataaaaaatatgaaattttagATTTAGGAACTGGATCAGGGTGTTTAATAATATCATTATTACAAGAACTCCCCAATGCCAAAGGATTAGCTTTAGACATATCATGCAAAGCAATTAATACTGCCAAAAAAAATgccaaaaatttaaatgtagACAAACGCATGGAATTTAAAATAGGCAATTGGTTTGATAATATTGACTTAGAAGATAAATTATTTGATATTATTATAAGCAATCCCCCTTATGTGGAAAAAAGGGATATTTTTTACCTCCAATGTGAGGTAAGAGATTATGATCCTCTAATTTCATTGGATGGTGGTTTAGATGGATTGGTTAGCTATAGAAGCATAATTCCTCTTGcttacaaaatgttaaaaagtgaTGGAATTTTTGCATTAGAGCATGGATATAACCAACAGGAAGAAGTTATAAAGCTTTGTTTagattattttgaaataaaacacaagtaTAGAGACatcaataataaaaacagagtgctattatttatcaaaaaataaggaaaatttATGAAGCATTACCAGAGAAGAAATGGATCAAGTTTTTGTAACACTGGATCAGTATCTGAAAGCAATGGGCCTTGTGGAAAAATTCGTGGCAGCATTCAACAAATAATAGAAAAGTATGAATCTGCAGTTAATGAGAATATAAATCTTCATGATGAAGTAAAAACACAATCAATACTCCAGTATGCAGAACATTACAAGAGagttaattgtgtttttaaaaaagaaaaacaaagcaatgaaCAAAATTTTGCAAGAAACAAAAATCAAGATAATCAAGAAATCAAAGAAAAGAACAAAGATAATttcatttctaaaaataaaacacctttTAACAGAAAAGATAGAAattataaagacaaaaaggacgaTAATGATGCTGAAATTGCTTCAGAAATTTTTggtgaaaaaaatctgattacaGAAGAAGCAAGCAATCAAATTAATACCAAAAACACTACAGATAATGTAGatgctaaaaaaaataataagagAAGGAACATTAAAAAAGCATCAGCAGATTCAGTTATTAGCATAGATGCAATTTCATACCTTAAGAAAGACATTACAGATACAATAGAcaaattagaaaaataaaagtgcaaaaATTTATTTAGAttctgctttttcttttttactattaattttattattaataatttcaattgccttttttaaatcaattgaATAAGCTAAACCAGGATCaatattaacataaacattatttctcattaCATAAAACCCAATTTTACTAGAACTGATAATAATTTTATCACCATTTTCATCAGTACCTAGTTCTTTTGGCAGAGAAACAATAAACTTTGCTAAGTTATAATCAATAGATGAAACATCAATTTTATTAGAAAGtgaaaaattagattttttatcattattttgcAATTGCAAGTAATTACCATAAGGACCAGAGCAAAGATAAATTGATCTTCCTTCTTCTTCCCCCAAAAGAATAGGTTCTTTTCTTGAAGAAGATGATGTCTCATTATCATTACCAACTTTTATACTTTCTGTAAACTTACACTCTGGATAATTTGAACACCCAAGAAACATACCAAATCTACTAAATTTTAAATCTAAATTGCTATCACATTTTTCACACTTAGATTTATTTATAGATTTCAAAATTCTATCTGTTTCTTCAACAAGTGAATCTGAAACAGTTTTATTATCAACTACCTTAATCTCGCTTATATTTTGATAAAAATCAGACCAAAAATTACCCAAAGAATCTTTCCATTTAATTTTACCAATTGCAATATTATCCAGTTCTTCTTCCATATAAGCTGTAAAATTATTACTTACATACTTAgggaaaaactttaaaaaaaacactgaaaccAAACGCCCAACTGGAGTAGGAACAAATTTTTTATCTTCAAAAACAACATAATTTCTTCTAACAATCACATCCATTATTGAAGCATAAGTAGATGGCCTACCAATTCCTAATTCTTCCATTTGCTTAACCAAGCTTGCTTCACTAAATCTTGGAGCAGGTTCAGTAAAATGCTGCAAAGACTTAACTTTATCTGGATTAAATTGATCACCAACTTTAATATCAAAATCTAATATTTTATCTTGGGAATCTCTTCCATATACTTGAATAAAACCAAGAAAAACTATTGAAGTAGCTACAGCTTTAAGACCAATAATTCCATCTGAATTGTGAAAATTTATTGTTGTTGTAGAGTACTTTGCAGGCATCATTTGACTTGCAATTGTTCTATTCCAAATCAAAGTATACAATTTAAACTGCTTTTCATTAAGATAATCCTTAATCTTAGATGGACTCAATGAAAAATCTGAAGGATGAATACATTCATGAGCTTCTTGAGTATTAACTCCACTCTTATATACATTAGCAGTAACAGGAAGAAAATCTTTACCATACTCATTGCCAATCAAATCTCTAATGCTATCCATACAATCTTTTGACATTGATGTACTATCTGTACGCATATATGTAATCAAACCTATCTGTTGATCACCAATCTTTACACCTTCATATAATTCTTGAGCAATTTTCATTGTCTGTGTAGCAGAAAAATGCAATTTCTTAATTGCTTCTTGTTGTAATGTAGATGTTATAAATGGAGCAGATGGATTtcttttatattctttattaccaatatttgtacatttaaaatctgattttttaattttattaacaaTCTCTTGAGCAAAATCTCCATTAGGAATACTTAATTTTTCTAATTTAGCCTTATCAACTTCAAATAATGTAgtagaaattttatttttactattttcTACACTATTTAAATCAACATCAACAGACCAATATTCTTGCTTTACAAAAGCTTCTCTTTCAACTTCTCTTTCATAAATCAAGCGAAGTGCAACTGACTGAACTCTACCTGCAGATTTTGCGCTTGGTATTCTTTTCCACAAAACTGGAGAAAGATTAAACCCCATAAGATAATCCAAAGCTCGTCTTGCTTGCTGTGCGTTAACAAGTTGCATATTAATATCACGAGGATCTTTTAATGAATTCAAAATTGCTGCTTTTgtaatttgattaaaaacaattCTCTTAATTATTTTTTCTTCCTTACaagatttctttatttcttcagaAATATGCCAAGAAATAGCTTCACCTTCACGATCCAAATCTGTTGCAAGATAAACACTATCGCatttttttgattgtttaataatttcatttaatGGTTTAGAAGACTTTTCAGAGActtcataaatcattttaaaatcttcTTCTGGAATTATTGAACCGCTTTTTGATGGAAGATCATGAGTATGACCAAAGGAGGACAAAACTATAAAATCAGAGCCTAGATATTTATTAATAGTCTTTGCTTTTGCAGGAGACTCCACAACAACTAACTTCATCTAGAAACCCTTTACACAAGAAATAATCTGGCTCCCTAAGCTGGGCTCGAACCAACAACCTTTCGGTTAACAGCCGAATGCTCTACCATTGAGCTATTAGGGAGTACAATTAACATAAGAAATATTGAATAATTATTCACTATTTGTCAaattatttttctaaatatttatatGCAATAAATCTACTCAATAAAACTCTATGAAGGGAGCATGAAATAATATTACAACCATTAGAAATTAAAAAACCAATTGAAAATTTATCTGCAGCATGTTCTCCGCAAACTGAAATGCTAATatcttttttagcttttttAGCTTTTATAATTGTATCTGCTATCAAATCACAAACTGCATCATCCAATCTTTGAAAAGGATtaaaatttaatatatttttatcataATAACTTTTCAAAAACTCACTATCATCCCTACTAATACCAAGGGTCATTTGAGTTAAATCATTTGTTCCAAAGCTAATAAAATCCAAATCTTTTACTATATTTTCTATTTTCAAACATGCAGCTGGAGTTTCAATCATTGAACCAAATCTAAAAGGCAAATCATCTAAATTAATCAAGCTAATCATttcagaaaaatatttaacttcTTTATAATCAGAAACCAATGGCAACATAATCCCCAAATCAATTCCCAAAAAACCATCTTTTTCTACTTCCTTAAGGGCGGAAAAAATAGCACTAATCTGAGACCTATAAATATCAGGAAACACTATTCCTAATCGACAACCTCTACAACCAAGCATAGGGTTTTTCTCACTAAACTGAAAAATTTCTTTTGGGAGAAATTCATGCAAAGGAGGATCAAGCAATCTAATATTAATTGGAAATTTTTCACCAACTTTTATATCACTATTACatgctttaaatatttttataaattcatTCCTTTGAAAATTTTCAAAATCATTCAGCAAATTTTTATCAATTTTATCatcaaaaaaagacaaaattaatttttgcaAAATTGGCAAATAATCAGATTTCAAACATATATGTTCTGTACGACAAAGACCAACACCTGATATACCCAGCTCCTTACCTGCATATATTTCATGATCAAAATCAGCATTAagatatatttttacagaattcaAGCATTCTTCAGACCAGCCTGATATTTTTTCAATAACTTCATTTCCAGAATTATTTACTTccactttacccaaaaatatttCACCAGAACTTCCATCAATTGAAATTACATTACCTTCATAAAGAGTTTTATCACCCAAAATAATTTTATCAGAACAAATTTCAATTTTGCTTATTGCAGAAACATATGGTTTACCCATTGCTCTAATCACAACAGCCATATGACTTGTACTACCACCAAATTTACTAACCACTCCAACAGCATAATTTCTAATATAATCAAAATCACCAGGGTCAACAttattaacaaacaaaattggattttcatatttattcataTCATCAACATTCAAGCAAATACTTCCAGAAACAATACCGGGACTACAACCCAATCCACAATCCAaagatttatatttttctctatCAATAGAAGAACTGCTACATTTAACAAAATCATCTATAGATACCAAATCTAAAGCTTCAGATTTTGAAATAATACCTTCATTTACCATATCCAATGCTACTCTAACAGATGCATTAGGAGATATTTTTGCTTTTCTTGACTGCAAAATCCACAATTTACCATCTTCAATTGTAAATTCTACATCAACAACAGATTTAAACAGCAATTCCAAATCAGTCAaaatttcttttaatttatGAGAAATATCAGACAGTTTTTCAGGATTTTTTCTACCAGAAACAATATCATCACCTTGAGCACATGATAAAAATTCCCCAAAAATTCTTTTTTCACCTACAGCTGGATCTCTACTAAATACAACTCCAGTACCACAATCAGTACCTAAATTACCAAAAACCATATTTTGAACAATTACAGCTGTTCCCAAATCATCACTAATTCCATAAACTTTACGATAGTCTTTAGCACAACCACTATTCCAAGATTTTATCACCATCACAATAGAATCATTTAATTGCTCAAAAACATCACTTggaatacaaatattatttttttccaaaaccaATTTAATAGAGCTGACATCAAAGCAATTAATATTAGAAAAAATTTCTTCACTTTTACCCAATACCAAAACTGAATAATCAATTAAAAATTTCCCATAAATTTGATCTGCAAAATCATTGCCATAAATTTTTCCTAAGGATGTATAAATATCATCATTAATTCCAACATTCAATATTGTATTCATCATTCCAGGCATAGAAACCAAAGCACCAGATCTTACTGAAACTAATAATGGATCTTCAATACTACCaaattttttaacatttgaaaGATTATTTACTGActcaataaaattaatatttttcattaaattaatatttttgcatacttcagaagaaataataaaagcatTAGGAACAGGAATACCTAAATtagacattttaatcaaatttttCCCTTTAGATCCTAAAATATCTACAATATTATTTGTACCTTGAATTGGGTATACTAACATACTAGCCTTCTATTTTACTAAAATCAGCAAATTCTCTCATAACTAATAAAACTAACTGCAATAacagtaatttatttttatcattgcCAATAATAACATTAtcaaaaatctcattaacaaCAGTTGACAAAACTACAAATTTATCAAAATTATTGCTAATGCTTAACAATATTAATTCTTTTATCTTTCCTAACAAAGAATTCTCAAGATTAGCAAAATCTTCTTTATTAATTATTCCCATAACCTGACTATAAGCAACAGAATGGGATTGATTATCAAtagaaaacaaataattaaCTTTTTTACCCTTAAAAAATTTCACCAAACGTTTATAAACAAATTCAACATCTTTAATATCATTAAATTTACTCAAAATTTTCAGATGATTTAATTGCTTAACTGGATTATTTAAATGTTCTAAACTAGAAAAATATTTCTTATTAAACCCATACTGCTCAGCAAATATTACTTCAACACGTTTATTAATAAAGCCTAGTATATCAggcaaatcaatatttttatttccaaTTTCAGATATTACTTTTTCCAAATTTAATTCTATATTTTCTTCTAGCAAAATCCTAACTAAACCAATACACATACGCCTCAAAGCAAAAGGATCTTTAGAACCTGTAGGTTTTTGATTAATACTCCAAAAACTGGACAATGTATCAATTTTATCAGCCAATGCAGTTACAACTGCAACCAAATTATCAATTTTTGCATACATTCCCTGAGGGTAATAATGATTTCTAATAGCGCTAGCAATTTTAGATATATAATCATTATTCAATTCTAAATTAATATCAGTCAAACcatatttagaaaaagttctaatgatatctttaatattactattcaaaaataaataataaccaaTAACACCTTGAAGTTCAGGAAattctttaactgtatttgatGACAAATCTACCTTTGACAGCAACCCAGacaaaacacaagattgaaCAAAAATTTTATCATCAGAAATATTATTTGCAATAATATTTGCAATATTTCCAATTCTTAAAGCTTTATCTTTTAAACTTCCAAGTCCTTTATAGTATATAGTCATATCCAAATCATCTAACCTATCAGCGAGAGATTTTTGCAACTCATCTTTATATAAAAATTGAGCATTACTTAGACGGGCAGTAATCACCTTTCTGTAACCAGAAacaatttcatcatttacagggacatttaatacattaataaattcattagaaatttcattatttttatgaattactAGACACTTTTGATGATATTTAATTGTAGTATAAATAATTTCTTTAGGAATAGTAGCTAAAAAGTTTTCTGAGAAAGAAACTTTACAAGGACATGGATATTCTGTCAATCCAACCATATCTTCAACAATATCCATATCAATCAAATTAGTATCTATATACTTTTCAACTTCAGACAAAATTATCTTTCTTCTTTTATCTTGATCAACAATAACAAAGTTTTTCTCTAATTGATCAAAATAATCTTCAACAGagttaatatataattttttaccTACAAGTGTCTTATGAGCAAAAGTAAAATTACTAGAACTAATGCCCATAAAATCAAATTCCAACAATTTTCCATCCAAAAGACACAAAACTGAACTTATTGGCCTAATCCACTTGGAATTTAAACCCCAATTCATTAACTTTGGCCATTTAATATCTCCCAATGCAGTTAATATTAATTCTtggacattttcattttcaacatttgCACAGATCACCATTCTACATGGTGAAATCAAAGCCTTAATTATAGTAAAACTAAGACTTTCTAATTTAGATTTTAATTGAGATATTGCAGATTTTTGCATTCTAGCTGGAATTTCTTCGCTATACAATTCTAATAATAATTCTGACATATCAATTCCTAATTAGATGCACTAATCCATATTTCAGCACAACCTTTAGCCAAATCTCTAATCCTAGCAATAACTGCAGGTCTTTCTGTAGCACTAATACATCCTCTAGCAtctaacaaattaaatatatggctcattttaatacaataatCATATGCTGGAAGAGCTAATTTTTCACTTATTAATTTCTTACAAGTTTTCTCAAAAATTTCCAAATTTTGAAATAACAGGTCAGGATCTGATAATTCAAAATTAAACTTAGAATTCTCAAATTCAGATCTAAGATAAATATCTCCATATTTAATATTATCATTAAATTTAACATCAAAGACATTGTCACATTTCTGAATATACATAGCCAATCTTTCTAAACCATAGGTCAATTCTACAGCACATGGATTGCAGCTAATACCACACATCTGCTGGAAATAAGTAAACTGACTTACTTCCATACCATTACACCAAACTTCCCAACCAAGACCCCAAGCTCCTAAAGTTGGACTTTCCCAATCATCTTCAACAAATCTaatatcattattttttatatcaatACCAATTGCTTGAATACTTTCTAAGTAAAGCTTTTGAGCATTTTTTGGAGCAGGTTTAAGGATAACCTGAAACTGATAATAATGCTGCAAGCGATTTGGATCATTACCATACCTACCATCTGCAGGACGTCTACATGGCTGAACATATGCAGCATTCCAATTATCATTTgacaataaatgtaatgtagtaGCTGGGTGAAATGTTCCTGCCCCCATTTCTGTATCATAAGGCTGTAAAATTATACAACCTTTTTCTGACCAAAAATTCTGCAAAGTTAAAATTATATCTTGAAATGACTTC from Triplophysa rosa linkage group LG25, Trosa_1v2, whole genome shotgun sequence includes these protein-coding regions:
- the LOC130548565 gene encoding peptide chain release factor 1-like, with the protein product MVKRHALLPKDKDDQKGVIIEIRAGTGGDEASLFASDLLHMYQKYSETKRWKFEIIEIKTTDLDGIKEVSAEISGNGVFSKLKFESGVHRVQRIPTTESSGRIHTSAATVAVLPQAEELDVEILDKDIRIDVYRSSGAGGQHVNTTDSAVRITHIPTGIVVCQQDEKSQHKNKAKALTILRTRVYALKREQYEAERTKERRSKIGSGDRSERIRTYNFPQGRVTDHRINFVMYELDAILDGSKLEIMLDKLIQSILQYAEHYKRDTKNLNILQNLIYQELHHQYPKQEEQDHLLIHIGLQI